Below is a genomic region from bacterium.
GAGGTTCCAATATGCATCGGAGTTTGGGTGAATATTGATGGACTTTTTTAAAACGGAAATTGCCTTATTGTAACGCCCCTGTTCTAAATAGACCGCACCAAAATTAGAGTAGCCTCGGGCACTATCCGGTACCAATCGAATGACCTGTTGAAACATCTCTGCCGCTTCTGGATATCGGGAAGAGTTTAGGTAAAAGGCTCCGAGCGAGTTATAACCGTACCAGACGTTTGGCTGAAACTGGATTGCCCCGCGGTAGGCTAATTCAGCTTTCTCCAGTTCCCCTATGGCTTCATAAGATCTGGCCAATCCAAGACGTGCTTCAAAGCTAGAAGGATCAGTTTTCAAGGCTTGCGCGAATTCAAAAATCGCCTGTTTGAATTCGCCAGTGCCTTTCTGGATTGCGGCAAGAGCAATGCGAGCGGCTACCAGCTGGCCATCCAGTTCAACAGCATGCTTAGCGTTTTTTCGTGCAGGTTCGACCCATTGGGTGTCGCCGGTAAGATCGTATTTTTTCCAGTAAGCCTTCGCCAGTCCGGCGTAAGCCAGCGCATATTGTGAATCCAGTTCCAAGGCTAAGTGAAATGAGCGGATGGCTGCGTCCAAGTTTTCAGCCTTGTCATATCGATGCAGGTACCCCTGGCCCTGCAAGTAATAATCGTAGGCCCTTCCTAACGAAGTGCCGCCCGCCTCAAGAACTTCGCTTACCTGGGGTTGCAAATCGACTTCCAACATTTCGGCAATCTGCCGCACAATCCCATCCTGTAGAGCATCCACATCCTGAATTGAGGTCTCTATCGAAACAGATCGTAATTGGCGCAACGCTTTCGCATCAACAAGATTCGCAACTATTTGAACGCGATCTCCATGTCGTTGCAGATTCCCTGTCACAGCCAGGTTCACCCCAAATAGTTGCTGCGCCTCCTTCGCGCTTGAAACTTTTTCCTTGCGCACCTCGCTCATTGGCACAACCCATATGGATCCATGAAAGCTGGAAAGTTGAGTAAGCTTGCCTGTCAAGGTTTCCACAAGACCATCACAATAGGCCTGATTTGATGGATCTTCACCGGGACTTGTGAATGGAAGCACAGCGAGGTGCTTTTCCGATGGTATCCCAGCCTTCTGCCAGGGATTGAATCGCTTTTGTATGCCGAAGATCATTCCAATCAGTGCTACAAAAATGATCAGCGAAACCGGGAGGGCGAAGCGCCGCCAGAAGTAGCGAGACGAATGCAGCCGGCGAACTGACGTGGTTGTGGATCCCGTGGCCAGACGTTCCAGATCAACTCGCAATTCCCTGGCTGACTGATACCGGCGGTCCGGATCTTTGTCCAGTGCCTTCAAGATGATGCGTTCGAGTTCCGCCGAGATCCTGGAATTCAATGATGTCGGCGTTCTGGGCTGTTCATACAAAATGCCTTCAACGAGGGCTGGGATCTGCAATCTAGTAATTGGGCGATATCCGGTTGCCATTTCGTAAAGGATTGCACCCGTGGAATAAATATCACTACGCAGATCTATCTTCTCGTTTCGCAATTGCTCCGGAGACATATAAGGCAGAGTGCCAACAGCCTTGTCGTGGTCCCTCAAACTTTCTGTCGTATCATTTTTGGCAATTTCCTGCGGAGTCAGCTTTGCCAAACCAAAATCCAGAATCTTGACTCGTCCATCGGGCGTAATCCGCACATTCCCCGGCTTCAAATCCCTGTGCAAAATCCCATGCTCATGCGCTGCGGCAAGACCATCCGCTAATTGCATCCCTAATTTCAAGATTTCCTTTTCTGGAAGAGATCTCTGATTCAGTTTGTCGTTGAGAGTAGTTCCTTGGATGAACTCCATCACGAGGAAATCAATTCCTGCATCAGTATTGAACTCGTGTATCGTTTCAATGTTTGGATGGT
It encodes:
- a CDS encoding protein kinase, producing MPAQMVGHTLTHFRIVEKIGMGGMGVVYRAHDEQLDRDVAIKILTSGTFADETDRRHFRKEALVLSKVNHPNIETIHEFNTDAGIDFLVMEFIQGTTLNDKLNQRSLPEKEILKLGMQLADGLAAAHEHGILHRDLKPGNVRITPDGRVKILDFGLAKLTPQEIAKNDTTESLRDHDKAVGTLPYMSPEQLRNEKIDLRSDIYSTGAILYEMATGYRPITRLQIPALVEGILYEQPRTPTSLNSRISAELERIILKALDKDPDRRYQSARELRVDLERLATGSTTTSVRRLHSSRYFWRRFALPVSLIIFVALIGMIFGIQKRFNPWQKAGIPSEKHLAVLPFTSPGEDPSNQAYCDGLVETLTGKLTQLSSFHGSIWVVPMSEVRKEKVSSAKEAQQLFGVNLAVTGNLQRHGDRVQIVANLVDAKALRQLRSVSIETSIQDVDALQDGIVRQIAEMLEVDLQPQVSEVLEAGGTSLGRAYDYYLQGQGYLHRYDKAENLDAAIRSFHLALELDSQYALAYAGLAKAYWKKYDLTGDTQWVEPARKNAKHAVELDGQLVAARIALAAIQKGTGEFKQAIFEFAQALKTDPSSFEARLGLARSYEAIGELEKAELAYRGAIQFQPNVWYGYNSLGAFYLNSSRYPEAAEMFQQVIRLVPDSARGYSNFGAVYLEQGRYNKAISVLKKSINIHPNSDAYWNLGYVYMMLRRFTESVTAYEEAVRLREPQNFSIWGNLADAYYWSPSPSQREKALPAYQLAIELAKEELKVNPNSASALIMLALFQARVGNQNESLDSLHEAMRLKPDNAHFLFIGGLVYNRLGQTTAALDWLQRAMELGYPGAELNHIDLDNLRDQPRFRALTQKR